In Mytilus edulis chromosome 6, xbMytEdul2.2, whole genome shotgun sequence, the following proteins share a genomic window:
- the LOC139529075 gene encoding uncharacterized protein: MTSSSSSAVPVSCLTNYARIGHAAQQLFPDILQELITIKESPHRLSGDVKKFINANKNVSKKLTSHEWSMINDVVTKGYADFDIPLIYTLVRNLNLVPLPTKGWSHPTAPCPTEVTPGDDIERIRRFRNETLHRGNAQVTDTELSQIFTQFKEIAGRLETYMGKQTGEFVDKFMDLETCCMDENTRTMYIERLDRLKKSDEDCKKRLNALEEDVDALKEKNSSTSHLLDTMATEIPSEESNYIKISLLILKISQRAVRLKFDTEFHPDCLQETLNRSSGKLRELQRINRINQHQWTLLFPSKGKPSSEKYDITLMINLIRNLTDIQISSKLPLPTHVSVGDDLSRIQYYRNKIAHMDSFIIEDDDFSIYWEDIAQALHRLGCGSFDEEIFELKDLQIFESQKTNRLRYIQMQNRLVAVEEQLVTVTERMMTLELQQNDSIPKNIKDLFENKIKCWMTDDNKFFETTASRKILGVVKENATTVISGNSGIGKTATAHHIALHLQQHEDFQILPISDPMDIEKYYIKRLAQIFVFDDLCGVFNVDQHLINSWDRVSSQIEKFSKENKHFRILATCRLQITNSSQFEKLSDKLNLKKCSLLSKHLAYTNGEKLKIASCHMDLEYMHPLSSETINQLDMFPFLCNMFGCSENKDIKMFECPIQYFEEEFDQMQNQNEECFLGLALLVIYNDKINTNVFKDESIDTGFKKIFNEVFESLELSNCPSKLQVLKKLDTLIDTYITSYIENNDSIRTSKHDIVFDLLSLYFGKKMTKTLVKYATPVFISDRIQFESLEEDHDEYTIMLPPCLENLYFHRMEEEIIHKNFYNVFGNKQSHFKTYQEKFTDFFSKKKDILEILLCNRWPIYLSSMFGCSIVVQFLLEQNTASDFNHDSEDERSFEIYVEDSDDEYNDPAVDKCQIIHKNAPLVAACIEGHLQIVRTLVKYGYDIDGVLSPLFAACNNGHTDIVNFLLVCNCDVDSKNQHDGQTPLHVACMNGNTEIVLALLERGCCINDQNSSKETPLFNACKHGYLDVVNILLKFNSRINIHNYLSEHFLQAACKKGRKDIDEVLIRNRCDVNIVNFLGRTALHEACSSDYNQVLDEEDDTWSSEGEEGDTWTSEDKEDGIQYDEPKVENGINIIEDKISDSIETFRKGIVEMLLHNNVDLCIADCYNYTALHFAAQSGYPTIVDVLLQILFEKNKMVLVNEDKPINIEKEIIPPLFCSSSKSVIHVFVQHNCNIHVRDSLGRNALHYASERSSLEMVLILYDIGCKIDNLSASGKSVLHAACRGGNADIVEFFLNRGCDVDHADNQDETPLFMACERSNCKIVDILIKHNCDVHKINSVGCNSLQKPSLNGHADIVNILVKNGININQTDDWNNTPLFYACLHGNIDVINLLIENKCEVNIPNKEGIIALHISCWLGHLETTQLLLKNHSNIDQPDNLKLTPLHLAAIEGYNDIVEFLIENGCDINACDINGRNALHYACMQKVEHGYFNILSCFSRYHRQEHYHKEVVVLLLQNKCDANQQDTFGQMPLHIACETHTSYRYIRCMTDTVKLLLESGCDINKCDNSQRSPFLITCEKNGYESVEIAKALVENNCDVNIKDSNGQTALEICNSNGITWIAETLLHSQNYKNEVTKENS; this comes from the exons ATGACAAGTTCATCTTCCTCAGCAGTGCCTGTGTCATGCCTGACAAATTATGCAAGAATAGGCCATGCAGCACAACAGCTGTTTCCAGATATTCTCCAGGAGCTTATTACAATTAAAGAATCTCCTCATAGATTATCTGGTGATGTCAAAAAGTTTATCAATGCAAACAAGAACGTGTCAAAAAAATTAACATCTCATGAATGGTCAATGAtaaatgatgttgtgacaaaggGGTATGCAGACTTTGATATACCTCTTATTTACACATTAGTAAGAAACTTGAATCTAGTACCACTGCCAACAAAAGGATGGAGCCATCCTACTGCTCCTTGTCCAACAGAAGTCACACCAGGAGATGACATTGAAAGAATTAGAAGATTTCGAAATGAAACTCTCCACAGAGGTAATGCACAAGTCACAGATACAGAATTATCTCAGATCTTTACACAGTTTAAGGAGATTGCTGGCAGACTAGAGACCTACATGGGAAAACAAACTGGAGAGTTTGTAGACAAGTTTATGGATTTGGAAACATGCTGTATGGATGAGAATACACGTACCATGTATATAGAGAGGCTTGATAGGTTAAAGAAAAGTGATGAAGATTGTAAAAAAAGATTGAATGCTCTTGAAGAAGATGTTGATGCATTGAAAGAGAAAA ATTCATCGACAAGTCATTTACTTGATACCATGGCAACAGAAATACCTAGTGAAGAATCAAATTATATTAAGATAAGTCTTCTTATACTAAAAATCTCACAACGTGCAGTTCGACTCAAGTTTGACACAGAGTTCCATCCTGACTGCTTACAAGAAACTCTCAACAGAAGTAGTGGCAAACTAAGAGAACTTCAAAGGATCAACAGAATAAATCAGCACCAGTGGACATTGTTATTTCCTTCAAAAG GTAAGCCATCATCCGAAAAGTACGACATTACACTTATGATAAATTTGATCAGAAATCTGACTGACATACAGATCAGCAGTAAACTTCCTTTACCTACACATGTCAGTGTTGGTGATGATCTATCCAGGATACAGTATTACAGAAATAAAATTGCTCACATGGACAGTTTTATAATTGAGGATGATGATTTCAGTATTTACTGGGAAGATATAGCACAG GCTTTGCATCGACTTGGTTGTGGATCGTTTGATGAGGAAATTTTTGAATTGAAGGACTTGCAGATTTTTGAATCACAAAAGACAAATAGACTACGCTATATACAAATGCAAAACAGACTTGTAGCTGTTGAAGAGCAGCTTGTAACAGTTACTGAAAGAATGATGACACTCGAATTGCAGCAGAATGACTCTATACCTAAAAATATCAAGG ATTTGTTTGAGAATAAAATCAAATGCTGGATGACAGATGACAACAAATTCTTTGAAACTACAGCCAGCAGGAAGATACTAGGTGTTGTAAAAGAAAATGCTACCACAGTCATATCTGGTAATTCTGGAATAGGTAAAACAGCCACTGCGCATCATATTGCATTACATTTACAACAACATGAAGACTTCCAGATCTTGCCAATTTCTGACCCAATGGACATTGAGAAATACTATATAAAGAGGCTtgcacaaatatttgtttttgatgatTTATGTGGCGTTTTCAATGTTGATCAGCATTTGATCAATTCTTGGGACAGAGTTTCGAGTCAGATAGAGAAATTTTCTAAGGAAAATAAACATTTTCGAATCCTTGCTACTTGTAGATTACAGATAACTAATAGTTCACAATTTGAAAAGTTATCAGACaaattaaatttgaagaaatgCAGTCTGCTATCAAAACATTTGGCTTAcacaaatggtgaaaaacttaaAATTGCCTCTTGTCATATGGATCTAGAATACATGCATCCTCTTAGCAGTGAGACCATCAATCAGCTGGACATGTTTCCATTTCTTTGTAATATGTTTGGTTGCTCTGAAAACAAggatataaaaatgtttgaatgccctattcaatattttgaagaaGAGTTTGACCAAATGCAGAATCAAAATGAGGAGTGTTTCCTGGGACTGGCGTTGCTAgttatttacaatgacaaaataaatacaaatgtctTCAAAGATGAGAGTATAGACACAGGATTCAAAAAGATCTTTAACGAAGTCTTTGAAAGTTTAGAATTATCAAACTGTCCTTCTAAATTGCAAGTCCTTAAGAAATTAGACACCTTAATTGATACTTATATTACAagttatattgaaaacaatgatTCAATAAGAACTAGCAAACATGACATTGTTTTTGATTTACTTTCACTATATTTTGGAAAGAAAATGACCAAAACTCTAGTGAAATATGCTACACCAGTTTTTATTTCAGATCGAATTCAGTTTGAATCTTTAGAAGAAGATCATGATGAATATACAATTATGCTACCTCCATGCTTGGAAAATTTGTACTTTCATCGCATGGAAGAGGAGATAATACATAAGAATTTCTACAATGTATTTGGGAACAAACAATCTCATTTTAAAACATATCAAGAAAAATTTACTGATTTCTTTTCTAAGAAGAAAGatattttagaaatattattGTGCAATAGGTGGCCTATTTATCTTTCATCAATGTTTGGATGTAGCATTGTTGTACAGTTTTTGTTGGAACAAAATACTGCATCAGATTTCAATCATGATTCTGAAGATGAAAGAAGCTTTGAAATATATGTTGAGGACAGTGATGATGAATATAATGACCCTGCTGTGGACAAATGCCAAATCATTCATAAAAATGCACCCCTTGTAGCAGCATGTATAGAGGGTCATTTACAAATTGTTCGAACTCTTGTCAAATATGGATATGATATTGATGGTGTCCTTTCCCCCTTGTTTGCTGCATGTAATAATGGGCATACGGACATTGTGAATTTTCTACTTGTCTGTAATTGTGATGTGGATTCGAAAAATCAACATGATGGTCAAACACCACTTCATGTTGCTTGTATGAACGGCAACACAGAAATTGTTTTAGCACTATTAGAAAGAGGTTGTTGCATCAACGACCAAAATTCTTCTAAAGAAACCCCTTTATTCAATGCTTGCAAGCATGGTTATCTTGATGTTGTAAACATTCTCCTGAAATTTAACTCTCGTATTAATATACATAACTACTTAAGTGAACACTTTCTGCAAGCAGCTTGTAAAAAAGGTCGTAAAGATATAGATGAAGTATTGATAAGAAATAGATGTGATGTTAATATAGTAAACTTTTTAGGCCGAACAGCACTGCACGAGGCTTGCTCTTCAGACTACAATCAAGTCTTAGATGAAGAGGATGATACTTGGTCTAGCGAAGGTGAAGAAGGTGATACTTGGACAAGTGAAGATAAAGAAGATGGAATTCAGTATGATGAACCTAAAGTTGAAAATGGCATTAATATAATTGAGGATAAAATTTCAGACAGCATTGAAACGTTTCGAAAAGGCATTGTGGAAATGTTGTTGCACAATAATGTGGACTTGTGTATTGCTGATTGCTATAACTATACTGCACTTCATTTTGCAGCTCAAAGTGGCTATCCAACAATAGTGGATGTTTTGTTGCAgatattgtttgaaaaaaataagatggTATTAGTAAATGAAGATAAACCaattaatattgaaaaagaaaTCATCCCACCCCTTTTTTGCTCAAGTAGTAAAAGTGTTATACATGTGTTTGTACAACATAACTGTAATATACATGTACGTGATTCCTTAGGTCGAAATGCTTTACATTATGCAAGTGAACGTAGTTCTTTAGAAATGGTATTAATTTTGTATGATATTGGTTGTAAAATAGATAATTTAAGTGCTTCAGGGAAGAGTGTTCTTCATGCAGCATGTCGGGGAGGCAATGCAGATATCGTGGAATTTTTCCTGAATAGAGGATGTGACGTTGACCATGCTGACAATCAGGATGAAACTCCTTTATTTATGGCCTGTGAGAGATCAAACTGCAAGATTGTAGATATATTGATAAAACATAACTGTGATGTTCATAAAATCAATTCTGTTGGCTGCAATTCTTTACAAAAACCCAGTTTAAATGGCCATGCTGACATAGTTAACATTTTGGTGAAAAATGGAATAAATATCAACCAGACTGATGATTGGAACAACACACCACTTTTTTATGCATGTCTTCATGGTAACATAGATGTTATCAATTTATTAATAGAGAATAAATGTGAAGTTAATATTCCAAATAAAGAAGGCATCATTGCTTTGCACATCTCATGCTGGTTAGGGCATCTAGAAACGACACAGTTATTGTTAAAAAATCACTCGAACATCGATCAACCTGATAACTTAAAACTAACACCTTTACATTTGGCAGCCATTGAAGGATACAACGATATAGTTGAATTTTTGATTGAAAACGGTTGCGATATCAATGCTTGTGACATCAATGGCCGCAATGCTTTGCATTATGCATGCATGCAGAAGGTAGAACAtggatattttaatattttaagttGTTTTTCAAGATATCATCGACAGGAACATTATCATAAAGAGGTTGTTGTCCTCCTACTGCAAAATAAATGTGATGCAAATCAACAAGATACTTTTGGTCAGATGCCTTTGCATATAGCATGCGAGACACATACATCATATCGATACATAAGATGTATGACAGATACCGTGAAACTGTTATTAGAGAGTGGTTGTGACATAAATAAGTGTGATAACTCGCAGAGGTCACCATTCCTTATTACATGTGAAAAGAACGGATATGAATCTGTAGAGATTGCGAAAGCTCTGGTTGAAAACAACTGTGATGTCAATATCAAAGATAGCAATGGGCAAACCGCTCTTGAGATTTGTAATTCAAATGGAATTACTTGGATTGCTGAAACTTTGCTCCatagtcaaaattataaaaatgaagttACAAAGGAAAATTCTTAA